The DNA segment TAAAGAGTACGGCGTGATCCTAGCTTACGAGGACCGCTTTAGCAACGTCGCTCACCTCGTGCTTGAAAGCGCTTGGAAAAAGGGACTCATCGACTACACGGTCTCCGAAAACCGTATCAAAAACATCATCTACGGCTCGATCGAAGAGTATCTAAAAACTTATGAAATTTTACAAGACGTGGTCATCGACAAGATCGAGGGCTACAAGCGCAAGCTGATTCCGGGCACTGAGGAGTACGACATCGTATTTGAGCGGCTCTATGAGGACGAATTAAGAAAAAGAGGCATGTTGTGAGAGCTTATATTTACCTTGAAAACGGCGTTTTTTTGCAGGCAAAGGCCTTTGGCGCAAGCGGTACGGCTAGCGGCGAAATGGTATTTAACACGAGTCTAACGGGCTACCAGGAGATCATAAGCGATCCTAGTTATGCGGGGCAGTTTATCGTTTTTACCATGCCTGAGATCGGCATAGTGGGCGCAAACGAAGACGATATGGAGAGCGCGAAAATCCACGCTAGCGGCGTTTTGATGAGGGATTTTAACGCCGCTCCTTCAAATTTCCGCTCGCAAAAAAACCTGGAGGAGTTTTTTAAAGAGCAAGGCAAATTCGGCGTTTACGATATCGATACTAGATTTTTAACCAAGATGTTGCGCGATAACGGCGCGCTACACGCGGTGATCTCGACTGAAATTTCAGACGAAAAGGAGCTAAAAAAGCTGCTTGAAAGCTCGCCTAGAATCTCAGAGATAAACTACGTCGCAAAGGTGAGCACGGAGAAAATTTACGCTCACGAAAGAGGCGCCTGGGATCATACGAGCAAATCCTACGCCCAGCTAAAACCAAACGGCAAAAAGATCGCTGTCATCGACTACGGCGTAAAGCGAAACATCCTAAACGAGCTTTGCGAGATGGGGCTGCAGACGCAAATTTACCCGCACGACATCGAGGCGGAGGAGCTTATCGCTAAATTTAACAAAGGCGAGATAAACGGTGTGTTTCTCTCAAACGGCCCCGGCGAGCCAAAAGCCCTAAAAAACGAGATCGCTCAGATAAAAAAGCTGATTAAGGCGCGAGTACCGATTTTTGGCATCTGCCTCGGGCATCAGCTGCTTAGCAACGCGTTCGGCTTTGAGACTTACAAGCTAAAATTCGGTCAGCACGGCGCGAATCATCCCGTTTTAAATTTGCATACCAAGGCAGTCGAGATAACGGCGCAAAATCACAACTATAATATCCCCGAGGCTATCGCGCAGGTCGCAGATATCACGCATAGAAATCTTTTCGACGGCACGATCGAGGGCGTGAGATACAAAGACTATCCCGTATTTTCGGTACAGCATCACCCCGAGGCTAGCGGCGGGCCGAGCGAGAGCAAGTATATCTTTAAACAATTTTTAGAAATTTTATAGTTGCTAGTCGCGGTCGAATTTGAGTTAAATTTGCAAGTCGAATTTGGGCGAAGCGCGGGTAAAATTTGATGAATAGCGCCGAATTTATTTCGATTTTAAGCGTCGCGGCGCTTAGCTCGGTAGGCCACTGCATCGGGATGTGCGGCGGATTTGCCTTGCTGCTTTCGCGGTTTTTGAGCGGCAAAGGTAAAA comes from the Campylobacter rectus genome and includes:
- a CDS encoding DUF507 family protein, whose protein sequence is MRIKLPHTPYIAHKIAIDLLKSGFVNLTRGVEPVAACAKEILDNDLQKEKALEERVNEVLTENEDDMESMQVDRKNMFWLVKKKLAKEYGVILAYEDRFSNVAHLVLESAWKKGLIDYTVSENRIKNIIYGSIEEYLKTYEILQDVVIDKIEGYKRKLIPGTEEYDIVFERLYEDELRKRGML
- the carA gene encoding glutamine-hydrolyzing carbamoyl-phosphate synthase small subunit gives rise to the protein MRAYIYLENGVFLQAKAFGASGTASGEMVFNTSLTGYQEIISDPSYAGQFIVFTMPEIGIVGANEDDMESAKIHASGVLMRDFNAAPSNFRSQKNLEEFFKEQGKFGVYDIDTRFLTKMLRDNGALHAVISTEISDEKELKKLLESSPRISEINYVAKVSTEKIYAHERGAWDHTSKSYAQLKPNGKKIAVIDYGVKRNILNELCEMGLQTQIYPHDIEAEELIAKFNKGEINGVFLSNGPGEPKALKNEIAQIKKLIKARVPIFGICLGHQLLSNAFGFETYKLKFGQHGANHPVLNLHTKAVEITAQNHNYNIPEAIAQVADITHRNLFDGTIEGVRYKDYPVFSVQHHPEASGGPSESKYIFKQFLEIL